From Trichoderma atroviride chromosome 1, complete sequence, one genomic window encodes:
- a CDS encoding uncharacterized protein (EggNog:ENOG41): MMTSSRLHGELAGSLSPRRGHSSQLSISDPSHHVTETIGNLYDEDEDGGSDTSRPLSFMTDMAYQEQIAQSQHQRNDKLSHSNKLPNLSLQPVSDMRPQSKSYNDNGNARSPQKSPVRGNSQWSDQRDQDTMPLTSPTLSLREFPLTNIDNPNDIAQELSNLQALRRLSMDVGNSIDPDMPPMSLATMPAAAPRGDDDENDPSRLLWVPARVHPELAPTEFKTFLASRLQSIRRRSGDSFLSVSDEKYGGGSDSMGSSSLRRKKSMLSRQLDNPDDRAFEGSADGTDRSERHNFKDNQQDRELSLDELVKDPSKAVQRLTQESHSYSGSLETGMDDMPILPAAPSSGLRRSTRTTYRKGGQFAIWRQRVLIQANGTTSTKRREFRIPFYLN; this comes from the coding sequence ACATCATCTCGACTTCATGGCGAACTTGCCGGCTCCCTTTCCCCACGGCGTGGCCACTCTAGCCAACTGTCAATTTCGGATCCTAGCCACCATGTAACGGAAACGATTGGAAATCTatacgatgaagatgaagacggcggtTCCGACACGAGCCGTCCACTTAGTTTTATGACGGATATGGCGTACCAAGAACAAATAGCCCAGTCGCAACACCAGCGCAATGACAAACTGTCGCACTCAAACAAGTTGCCGAATCTTTCTCTACAGCCAGTATCCGATATGCGGCCACAGTCAAAATCTTACAACGACAATGGAAATGCGAGATCTCCCCAGAAAAGCCCCGTTAGAGGAAATAGCCAATGGAGCGACCAACGGGACCAGGATACAATGCCCCTAACCTCTCCTACTCTGTCGCTGCGAGAGTTTCCTCTGACCAATATAGATAATCCAAATGACATCGCTCAGGAGCTGAGTAATTTACAAGCACTGAGGCGTTTATCTATGGACGTGGGCAACAGCATTGATCCAGATATGCCTCCAATGTCTCTGGCAACCATGCCGGCTGCAGCACCCCGtggagacgacgatgagaaCGACCCCTCGAGATTACTTTGGGTGCCGGCTAGAGTACATCCAGAGCTAGCGCCTACCGAGTTCAAGACGTTCTTGGCAAGTCGCCTTCAATCAATACGGAGGAGATCGGGAGATTCCTTTCTTTCGGTCTCGGATGAAAAATACGGCGGTGGCTCTGATTCCATGGGCTCATCATCATTAAGAAGAAAGAAGTCTATGCTTTCACGCCAACTTGACAACCCTGACGATCGAGCATTTGAGGGATCCGCAGATGGCACGGACAGATCAGAGAGGCATAATTTCAAGGATAACCAGCAAGATCGGGAACTGAGTCTAGACGAGCTAGTAAAAGATCCTTCAAAGGCAGTTCAAAGACTTACTCAAGAGTCCCATAGCTATTCAGGGAGCTTAGAGACTGGGATGGATGACATGCCTATTCTCCCTGCTGCACCCAGTAGCGGATTACGGAGATCAACTCGCACGACATATCGAAAGGGGGGGCAGTTTGCGATTTGGAGACAAAGGGTCCTTATCCAAGCGAATGGCACAACGTCAACAAAGCGGCGAGAGTTCAGAATCCCCTTTTACCTCAATTGA
- a CDS encoding uncharacterized protein (EggNog:ENOG41): MGENSQGNLGYHTPLGHTGSVSNNSSPGSVKPSVPAIIQTSSTGANSAQSSISNGNTSRTETPSATPVHSKDDKKSDKKSRKDKDKDKDKDKDKDEDSHNSTRSGGAWKWFKGVADDRDKKKEESRKSRHKSLSEKAQDNVRLDVIQTSIEKNATKGRESLILDRENTDNKVSDEKKKESNRKSDSKKEKDGSLFSSIFGGGKKREEKEKNKKYQQLLHVPEDIVPYKPLQPDVDYNWSRFPLLEERAIYRMAHIKLANPRRSLHSQVLLSNFMYSYLAIVQAMHPQMNVPISPQQKRLEEEARRKREEQEHLAQRDAQDEQDDHQSLDQYDFDYHRMAVQYADTNSDRPVEYVDDAQIYEDDHTSNNRESYGDDDGGGYSQEMKDYYHDHIDASDRHGGQDGIW, encoded by the exons ATGGGAGAAAATTCACAAGGCAATTTGGGCTACCACACTCCGCTCGGCCATACTGGGTCTGTAAGCAATAACAGTTCACCCGGATCTGTGAAGCCTTCTGTTCCTGCCATAATACAGACCAGCAGCACCGGTGCGAACTCAGCCCAGTCAAGCATCTCAAATGGTAACACTAGTCGTACCGAAACGCCAAGTGCTACTCCCGTGCACTCAAAGGATGACAAAAAATCTGATAAGAAGTctagaaaagacaaagacaaagacaaagacaaagacaaagacaaagacgaaGACTCTCATAATTCCACTAGATCTGGAGGCGCTTGGAAGTGGTTCAAGGGTGTGGCGGATGATAgggacaaaaagaaggaagaaagcaGGAAATCTAGGCATAAATCCTTATCTGAAAAAGCTCAGGACAATGTGCGACTGGATGTGATTCAAACTTCAATTGAGAAGAACGCGACCAAGGGCCGTGAAAGCCTAATTCTTGACCGAGAAAATACCGACAATAAAGTCTCagacgagaaaaagaaagaaagcaatCGAAAGAGCGATtcgaagaaagaaaaagacggAAGCTTATTCTCATCCATTTTCGGCGGAGGCAAgaagcgagaagagaaggaaaagaacaaaaagtaCCAGCAATTGCTGCATGTCCCTGAGGACATAGTGCCTTACAAGCCTCTGCAACCAGATGTTGACTACAATTGGAGTCGCTTCCCTCTTTTGGAAGAGCGCGCTATCTATCGAATGGCACATATCAAACTGGCTAACCCTCGCCGATCCCTCCACAGCCAAGTGTTGCTGAGTAACTTCATGTACAGTTATTTGGCAATTGTTCAAGCCATGCACCCCCAAATGAATGTCCCGATCTCACCTCAACAAAAGCGATTAGAAGAGGAGGCACGCCGTAAACGTGAGGAGCAAGAACACTTAGCTCAGCGTGACGCACAAGATGAGCAAGATGACCATCAGAGTCTTGATCAATATGATTTTGATTATCATCGT ATGGCGGTACAATACGCAGATACCAATTCCGACAGACCGGTGGAGTATGTGGATGATGCCCAAATATATGAGGATGATCACACGAGTAATAACCGGGAGAGTTAcggtgacgatgatggaggcGGTTACAGCCAAGAAATGAAAGACTACTATCACGATCATATTGACGCATCAGATCGCCAtggcggccaagatggcatctGGTGA
- a CDS encoding uncharacterized protein (EggNog:ENOG41) translates to MASTVRAPAFMLRLAARRAFTFTSANRLPLAAARKLHTVPPRQDKPGSHSRTDSDVEIEHPAEHELPSSKPVIGTGGQYVKPTLASFSLDGNVGVVTGGARGLGLVIGQGMVYSGSDLALVDMNKEEAEKQTKLLVDAFIKENPNAERIPKVTAHYADVADPDSVEACIAEIIQQHGKIDNLVTSAGFTENFEAVKYPIDRLRKLWAVNVDGTYLFATSVARHLMERKSPGSMVMIGSMSGSIVNVPQPQAPYNASKAGVRHLAASLAVEWAHAGIRVNCISPGYMLTALTEKIMDENPELKQKWVSLIPQGKMGRPQDLMGPVTFLLSDASQYVTGADVRVDGGYTVT, encoded by the exons ATGGCTTCGACGGTGAGAGCTCCCGCATTCATGCTACGGCTCGCAGCTCGCCGAGCCTTTACGTTCACATCGGCCAATCGCCTGCCATTGGCCGCAGCAAGAAAGCTCCATACGGTGCCGCCGCGACAGGACAAGCCCGGCAGTCACTCTCGAACAGACAGCGATGTTGAGATTGAACACCCCGCCGAGCATGAGCTCCCAAGCAGCAAGCCTGTCATTGGCACCGGTGGCCAGTACGTCAAGCCCACGCTTGCTAGCTTCTCCCTTGATGGAAACGTCGGTGTCGTCACTGGAGGAGCGAGGGGCCTCGGGCTTGTGATTGGCCAGGGAATGGTCTACTCGGGTTCTGATCTAGCCTTGGTTGACATGAACA aggaggaggctgagaagcAGACAAAGCTGCTTGTAGATGCATTTATCAAGGAAAACCCCAATGCAGAACG CATTCCCAAAGTGACGGCACATTACGCCGATGTAGCGGACCCCGACTCTGTCGAGGCCTGCATAGCTGAGATTATCCAGCAACATGGCAAAATAGACAACTTGGTCACCTCGGCTGGCTTTACTGAAAATTTTGAGGCCGTCAAGTATCCAATTGATCGACTTCGAAAACTCTGGGCTGTTAACGTGGATGGCACTTATTTATTTGCTACCTCGGTTGCCCGCCACCTaatggagagaaagagcCCTGGCAGCATGGTCATGATTGGCAGCATGTCAGGATCCATTGTCAATGTTCCCCAGCCTCAAGC GCCTTACAATGCTTCGAAGGCTGGAGTCCGTCATTTGGCAGCATCGCTTGCCGTTGAGTGGGCTCATGCTGGCATTCGAGTTAACTGTATCTCGCCAGGATACATGCTGACCGCATT GACCGAGAAAATCATGGACGAGAATCCAGAGCTGAAGCAAAAATGGGTGTCGCTCATTCCCCAAGGCAAAATGGGCCGGCCTCAAGACCTCATGGGCCCTGTGACATTCCTACTCTCTGATGCTAGCCAATACGTAACAGGTGCTGATGTTCGTGTGGATGGCGGCTACACTGTCACATAA